A region of Faecalibacterium taiwanense DNA encodes the following proteins:
- a CDS encoding branched-chain amino acid transporter permease → MTTVQMGLTIAVCTAATMLTRFLPFVVFSSKDQQPPEVVRYLGRVLPAAIFGMLIVYCLKSVTPFAGSRGIPEAIALLVTVGLHKWKHETLLSVAGGTLCYVLLVQLVF, encoded by the coding sequence ATGACCACAGTCCAGATGGGCCTGACCATTGCAGTGTGCACCGCCGCCACCATGCTCACCCGTTTTCTGCCCTTTGTGGTGTTCTCTTCCAAGGATCAGCAGCCGCCGGAGGTGGTGCGGTATCTGGGCAGGGTGCTGCCCGCCGCCATCTTTGGTATGCTGATCGTCTACTGCCTGAAAAGCGTCACCCCCTTTGCGGGCAGCCGCGGCATTCCGGAGGCCATCGCCCTGCTGGTGACGGTGGGCCTGCACAAGTGGAAGCATGAGACCCTGCTCAGTGTCGCAGGCGGTACGCTGTGCTATGTGCTGCTGGTGCAGCTGGTGTTCTGA
- a CDS encoding NAD(P)/FAD-dependent oxidoreductase translates to MPSIIIIGSGPAGVSAALYAVRAGVDTTVLTKGPGALHRAEKIENYYGFAEPVSGAELERRSIENAKRLGVRFVTAEAVGLTYTDKLTVETVDKNYPADAVILATGASRAVPRIPGLAGLEGHGVSYCAACDAFFYRGKDVAVLGSGEYALHEVQALLPVVRSVTLLTNGAPLTADFPPEVTVYPQTVEAVLGETVITGVQLSGGVQLPVSGVFVALGVAGSTALARKIGAEVDGNRIVVDEKMQTTVPGLYAAGDCTGGLLQVAKAVYEGAQAGTEAAKALRKG, encoded by the coding sequence ATGCCCAGCATCATCATTATAGGTTCCGGCCCGGCGGGCGTATCCGCCGCTCTGTACGCTGTCCGCGCCGGTGTGGATACCACGGTGCTCACCAAAGGCCCCGGTGCGCTGCACCGCGCCGAAAAAATTGAAAACTATTACGGCTTTGCCGAGCCGGTCTCCGGTGCGGAACTGGAACGCCGCAGCATCGAGAATGCAAAGCGCCTTGGTGTGAGATTCGTCACAGCCGAAGCCGTGGGCCTGACCTATACGGATAAACTCACCGTAGAAACAGTGGATAAAAATTACCCGGCGGACGCTGTGATCCTTGCCACGGGTGCATCCCGGGCGGTGCCGCGCATCCCGGGCCTTGCCGGGCTGGAGGGGCACGGCGTGAGCTATTGTGCCGCCTGCGATGCCTTTTTCTACCGTGGAAAGGACGTGGCGGTGCTGGGCAGCGGCGAGTACGCCCTGCACGAGGTGCAGGCTCTGCTGCCGGTGGTGCGCAGCGTCACCCTGCTGACCAACGGCGCACCGCTGACGGCGGACTTCCCGCCGGAGGTCACAGTCTATCCGCAGACCGTGGAGGCTGTTCTGGGCGAAACCGTTATCACCGGCGTGCAGCTGTCCGGCGGCGTGCAGCTGCCTGTCAGCGGTGTATTTGTGGCGCTGGGCGTGGCGGGCAGCACCGCACTGGCTAGGAAGATCGGCGCAGAGGTGGACGGGAACCGCATCGTGGTGGACGAAAAAATGCAGACCACCGTGCCCGGCCTGTATGCGGCGGGCGACTGCACCGGGGGCCTTCTGCAGGTGGCAAAGGCCGTGTATGAGGGCGCGCAGGCGGGCACTGAAGCCGCCAAGGCCCTGCGGAAAGGATGA
- a CDS encoding outer membrane insertion C- signal, whose amino-acid sequence MAKEIPVYLFVGFLESGKTKFIQETFEDPNFDSGDKTLLLICEEGEEEYNPKKFAFPGVTVKVLEDKAELNPQNLLKLEKESGAGRVVIEYNGMWLLQDLAEALPESWIVYQCIATADGTTALTYARDNSMRSLLLDKIARSELIVFNRAEAVNNDAARQELHKLVRQASRKCDIAYEFADGSVAYDDIPDPLPFDINADIIDVPDDDFGIWYMDCQDEPQKYTGKTVKFLAQVCQTNRAGKNSFVPGRFAMTCCVQDIQFVGFPCSYDGYKALEQRAWVRVTAKVGYKFHNIYRGKGPVLTAISVEPAEKPLNDVVTFS is encoded by the coding sequence ATGGCAAAAGAAATTCCGGTCTACCTGTTTGTGGGCTTTCTGGAAAGCGGCAAGACCAAATTCATTCAGGAGACCTTTGAAGACCCCAACTTCGACTCCGGCGACAAGACCCTGCTGCTGATCTGCGAGGAGGGCGAAGAAGAGTATAATCCCAAAAAGTTCGCCTTTCCCGGTGTGACCGTCAAGGTGCTGGAGGACAAGGCCGAGCTGAACCCGCAGAATCTGCTCAAGCTGGAAAAGGAATCCGGTGCAGGCCGTGTGGTCATTGAGTACAACGGCATGTGGCTGCTGCAGGATCTGGCCGAGGCTCTGCCCGAGAGCTGGATCGTGTACCAGTGCATCGCCACCGCCGACGGCACCACCGCCCTGACCTACGCCCGCGACAACTCCATGCGCAGCCTGCTGCTGGACAAGATCGCCCGCAGTGAGCTGATCGTGTTCAACCGCGCTGAGGCCGTGAACAACGATGCCGCCCGTCAGGAGCTGCACAAGCTGGTGCGTCAGGCTTCCCGCAAGTGCGATATCGCCTACGAGTTTGCCGACGGCAGCGTGGCCTACGACGATATCCCTGATCCGCTGCCCTTTGACATCAACGCGGACATCATCGACGTTCCGGATGACGATTTCGGCATCTGGTACATGGACTGTCAGGACGAGCCCCAGAAGTATACCGGCAAAACGGTCAAATTCCTTGCACAGGTGTGTCAGACCAACCGTGCCGGCAAGAACAGCTTCGTGCCGGGCCGTTTCGCCATGACCTGCTGCGTGCAGGACATCCAGTTCGTTGGCTTCCCCTGCAGCTACGATGGCTACAAGGCGCTGGAGCAGCGCGCATGGGTGCGGGTGACCGCAAAGGTAGGCTACAAGTTCCATAACATCTACCGCGGCAAAGGCCCGGTGCTCACCGCCATTTCGGTGGAGCCTGCCGAAAAGCCGCTGAACGATGTGGTAACATTCTCTTGA
- a CDS encoding AzlC family ABC transporter permease, producing MEHVTEQQLTRRQSTVWRALRAAAPQTIPVLAGYFVLGMGYGIYVQSLGLPVWMPMLMGTVVYGGSLEFVLASLLLSAFSPLSAFLMALMIQARHLFYGLAMLERYKGYGLRSFYMIFAMSDETFSITCSAEPPEGVDRGWFMFFITLLDQCYWVASAGLGAVVGSVLPFSTEGVDFVMTAMFTVIFLNQWEKDRQHYSALIGLAAPLACLVFFGSGSFLLPSMGCILILLLALRKPIEKAEGTEAEKSGEEVGA from the coding sequence ATGGAACACGTAACCGAACAACAATTGACAAGGCGGCAGAGCACCGTATGGCGGGCACTGCGTGCCGCCGCACCGCAGACCATTCCGGTGCTGGCGGGCTATTTTGTGCTGGGGATGGGCTATGGCATTTATGTGCAGTCGCTGGGCCTGCCGGTGTGGATGCCCATGCTCATGGGCACCGTGGTGTACGGCGGTTCGCTGGAGTTTGTGCTGGCAAGCCTGCTGCTGAGCGCGTTCTCACCCCTTTCGGCGTTTCTGATGGCGCTGATGATCCAGGCGCGGCATTTGTTCTACGGCCTTGCCATGCTGGAGCGCTACAAGGGCTACGGCCTGCGCAGCTTTTATATGATCTTTGCCATGAGCGATGAGACCTTTTCCATCACCTGTTCGGCCGAGCCGCCGGAAGGGGTGGACAGGGGCTGGTTCATGTTCTTCATCACCCTGCTGGATCAGTGCTACTGGGTGGCCAGTGCCGGTCTTGGCGCGGTGGTGGGCTCGGTGCTGCCCTTCAGCACCGAGGGTGTGGACTTTGTGATGACCGCCATGTTCACGGTGATCTTCCTCAACCAGTGGGAAAAGGACCGGCAGCACTACAGCGCCCTGATCGGCCTTGCCGCCCCATTGGCGTGTCTGGTGTTTTTTGGCTCCGGCAGCTTTTTGCTGCCCTCCATGGGATGCATCCTGATCCTGCTGCTGGCTCTGCGTAAACCGATCGAAAAGGCCGAAGGCACCGAAGCAGAAAAAAGCGGCGAGGAGGTGGGCGCATGA
- a CDS encoding glycosyltransferase family 2 protein gives MEFPLVSIIVPMYNTAGCIARCVKSICAQTYKSIEILLLNDGSTDDTLAVCRALAASDHRIALVDKTNTGAADTRNQGIALAHGKYIQFVDSDDWLAPDFTEKLVSAAEAHTADLVIAPFWMVYPENYVEHIRPWEKALQHVLQRNPPRTRAYGYLPAGVYTGQEYAKHLIQKPNTFYYGSPCNKLYRRDLLRKHSLHFRKELFAEDQLFNTEYLRFVHTAVSIPDIGYYYLQNGQSVSHSRVTTADILSLRRRVMLLYRDIYTELGIYPETRAAILRSPFGENEFTLPPLDTPQTHCCKL, from the coding sequence ATGGAATTTCCCCTTGTAAGCATCATCGTGCCCATGTACAACACTGCCGGGTGCATTGCCCGCTGTGTCAAAAGCATTTGCGCCCAGACTTATAAAAGCATTGAGATCCTGCTGCTGAACGATGGCTCCACCGACGACACCCTTGCCGTCTGCCGCGCCCTTGCCGCCAGCGACCACCGCATTGCACTGGTGGATAAAACCAACACCGGCGCAGCGGATACCCGCAATCAGGGCATTGCGCTGGCCCACGGCAAATACATCCAGTTTGTGGACAGCGACGACTGGCTGGCCCCCGATTTTACGGAAAAGCTGGTCTCCGCCGCCGAGGCCCACACCGCCGATCTTGTGATTGCGCCCTTCTGGATGGTGTACCCGGAAAACTATGTGGAGCACATCCGCCCATGGGAAAAGGCGCTGCAGCATGTGCTCCAGCGCAATCCGCCCCGCACCCGGGCCTATGGCTATCTGCCTGCCGGGGTGTACACCGGACAGGAGTACGCAAAGCATCTGATCCAGAAGCCGAACACCTTCTACTATGGCAGTCCCTGCAACAAGCTCTACCGCCGTGACCTCCTGCGGAAGCACAGCCTCCATTTCCGCAAAGAATTGTTTGCGGAGGATCAGCTGTTCAACACCGAATATCTGCGTTTCGTGCACACTGCCGTATCCATCCCGGACATCGGCTATTACTACCTGCAGAACGGCCAGAGCGTCTCCCACTCCAGAGTGACCACCGCCGACATCCTTTCGCTGCGGCGGCGGGTGATGCTCCTGTACCGGGACATCTACACCGAACTTGGCATCTACCCGGAAACGCGGGCCGCCATCCTGCGTTCGCCCTTTGGCGAAAACGAGTTCACTCTTCCGCCGCTGGACACCCCACAGACGCACTGCTGCAAGCTGTGA
- a CDS encoding Crp/Fnr family transcriptional regulator: MSETTKEHRDCLAKGFPFWNDLTPDEQDMLCRYTRPVHYAKGARVHSPLESCVGILLLRSGQLRAYLLSEDGRDVTLYRLFGGEVCILSASCVMDSVNIDLYIDAEEDTEAYCISAGVFRRLMQQNVHVRCYAYQMTAERFSDSMWTMQQVLFMSADRRLAIFLTDELAKTGGDEVRMTHDQMAKYMGSAREVVSRMLKYFAQEGWVRLFRGGVQVLDRKKLQQLARGQ; encoded by the coding sequence ATGTCGGAAACAACAAAGGAACACCGCGATTGTCTGGCCAAAGGTTTTCCCTTCTGGAACGACCTGACACCCGACGAACAGGACATGCTCTGCCGCTACACCCGGCCGGTGCACTACGCAAAGGGGGCAAGGGTGCACAGCCCGCTGGAAAGCTGCGTGGGCATCCTGCTGCTGCGCTCGGGCCAGCTGCGGGCCTATCTGCTCTCGGAGGACGGGCGGGACGTGACGCTCTACCGCCTGTTCGGCGGGGAGGTGTGCATCCTGTCGGCATCCTGCGTGATGGACTCGGTGAACATCGACCTGTATATTGATGCCGAAGAGGACACCGAGGCCTACTGCATCAGCGCGGGCGTTTTCCGCAGGCTGATGCAGCAGAACGTGCATGTGCGCTGCTACGCCTATCAGATGACGGCGGAGCGCTTTTCCGACAGCATGTGGACCATGCAGCAGGTGCTGTTCATGAGCGCAGACCGCAGGCTTGCCATTTTTCTTACCGATGAGCTGGCCAAGACCGGCGGTGATGAGGTACGCATGACCCACGACCAGATGGCAAAATACATGGGGTCTGCCCGCGAGGTGGTGAGCCGGATGCTGAAATACTTTGCGCAGGAGGGCTGGGTGCGGCTGTTCCGGGGCGGCGTGCAGGTGCTGGACAGGAAAAAGCTGCAGCAGCTGGCAAGAGGACAATAA
- a CDS encoding aminopeptidase P family protein: protein MSMNTVPERLAALRAAMAANGVAVYLIPVGDPHASEYLPCHYTSLTWFSGFHGENSNFVVTRTESALWADGRYFVQAEKEIAGTEIKLQRMGEPGVPTVEEYCANALNVGEALGLCGLTASTALVNDLKKALEKKGAFIKTLNLEDELWTEGRPALPDTPAWILPKEYAGFSPAEKLDQLRSKLKERGCTAQFVGKLDNLAWLLNLRAMDIECTPYAMAYCYVTPSRAVLFINTARVAPEARAELEANGITLAEYDDVLKFLAAETEPQTVLAECATVNYAVYQVLEQNPALTVKDGTDPLLMMKGVKNETELAHTKQAHIRDAVAMVRFQIELESRLAAGETLTELTVDEILHKYRSADDKFLVESFGTIAAYGGNAAMMHYHATPEDHAVLEKKGFLLVDSGATYMDGTTDITRTYPLGPLTEDEKRFYTWTLQSHIDLAKAVWLDYCECKMIDTIAREPLWRHLINYRCGTGHSVSFVGNVHEGPHALNSRNTTRMRPGMVVTDEPGVYETDLVGIRIENELVCVHKADNQYGTFLGFEPLTFVPIATSPILPGVLDKDEIAWLNDYHRQVFAKLAPHLNDEERSWLAEKCAAIGC from the coding sequence ATGAGCATGAATACCGTTCCAGAGCGCCTTGCCGCGCTGCGTGCCGCCATGGCTGCAAACGGCGTGGCCGTTTATCTGATCCCTGTGGGTGATCCCCACGCCAGCGAATACCTGCCCTGCCATTACACCAGCCTGACCTGGTTCTCCGGGTTCCACGGCGAGAACTCCAACTTCGTGGTCACCCGCACCGAGAGCGCCCTGTGGGCCGACGGCCGTTATTTTGTGCAGGCCGAGAAGGAAATTGCGGGTACCGAGATCAAGCTGCAGCGCATGGGGGAACCCGGCGTGCCCACCGTGGAGGAATACTGCGCAAATGCCCTGAATGTGGGCGAAGCACTGGGCCTGTGCGGCCTGACCGCCAGCACGGCCCTCGTGAACGACCTGAAAAAGGCACTGGAAAAGAAGGGCGCTTTCATCAAGACCCTGAACCTTGAGGACGAGCTGTGGACAGAGGGCCGCCCTGCCCTGCCGGATACCCCAGCGTGGATCCTGCCGAAGGAATATGCGGGCTTCTCCCCGGCGGAAAAGCTGGATCAGCTGCGCAGCAAGCTCAAGGAGCGGGGCTGCACCGCTCAGTTTGTGGGCAAGCTGGATAATCTGGCATGGCTTTTGAACCTGCGCGCCATGGACATTGAGTGCACTCCCTATGCCATGGCCTACTGCTATGTGACCCCCAGCCGCGCGGTGCTCTTCATCAACACAGCCCGCGTGGCCCCGGAAGCCCGGGCAGAGCTGGAGGCCAACGGCATCACGCTGGCGGAGTACGACGATGTGCTGAAGTTCCTCGCTGCTGAGACGGAACCCCAGACCGTGCTGGCCGAGTGCGCTACGGTGAACTACGCCGTGTATCAGGTGCTGGAGCAGAACCCTGCCCTCACCGTGAAGGACGGCACCGACCCGCTGCTGATGATGAAGGGCGTGAAGAACGAAACGGAGCTTGCCCACACAAAGCAGGCCCATATCCGGGACGCTGTGGCCATGGTGCGGTTCCAGATCGAGCTGGAAAGCCGTCTTGCTGCCGGTGAGACCCTGACCGAGCTGACGGTGGATGAAATTCTGCACAAGTACCGCAGTGCGGACGATAAATTCCTTGTGGAAAGCTTTGGCACCATTGCGGCCTACGGCGGCAACGCAGCCATGATGCACTACCACGCCACCCCGGAAGATCACGCTGTGCTGGAAAAGAAGGGCTTTCTGCTGGTGGACAGCGGTGCCACCTACATGGACGGCACCACCGACATCACCCGCACCTACCCGCTTGGCCCGCTGACCGAGGACGAAAAGCGCTTCTACACATGGACTCTGCAGAGCCACATCGACCTTGCCAAGGCCGTCTGGCTGGATTACTGCGAGTGTAAGATGATCGACACCATTGCCCGGGAACCGCTGTGGCGGCACCTCATCAACTACCGCTGCGGCACCGGTCACAGCGTCAGCTTTGTGGGCAACGTGCACGAAGGCCCCCATGCCCTGAACAGCCGCAACACCACCCGGATGCGTCCCGGCATGGTGGTCACCGACGAGCCGGGCGTTTACGAGACTGACCTCGTGGGCATCCGCATCGAGAACGAGCTGGTGTGCGTGCACAAGGCGGATAACCAGTACGGCACTTTTCTGGGCTTTGAGCCGCTGACCTTTGTGCCTATTGCCACCTCGCCCATCCTGCCCGGTGTGCTGGATAAGGACGAGATCGCATGGCTGAACGATTACCACCGTCAGGTGTTTGCAAAGCTGGCACCGCACCTGAACGACGAAGAACGCAGCTGGCTGGCGGAGAAGTGTGCCGCCATCGGCTGCTGA
- a CDS encoding CobW family GTP-binding protein, with amino-acid sequence MTKIDIFSGFLGAGKTTLIKKLIKEAFAGQQVVLIENEFGEIGIDGGFLKESGIQINELNAGCICCSLVGDFRTALQQVVEQYHPDRIVIEPSGVGKLSDVTRAVEGVAEHLDVQLNSFVTVADVNKVKMYMKNFGEFYDDQISHASCILLSRTQTASEEKIAAAVAMLREKNPTATIVTTAWDELTGEQILKAMSTKDDFKAELIAMAAKANEEHAHEDEEEEHHHDHDDHDHCCCGHHHDHDDDDEDEHEHHHDHDEDDDHDEHEHHHHDHDDHDHCCCGHHHDHDDDDDDDEHEHHHDHDGHCCCGHHHHHHDHDADEVFTSWGVETARKFTKAEVEHALTELDTGNYGMILRSKGIVNGGADGWLEFDYVPGEWEVRARGADVGGKLVVIGSKLNEKAIAELFGC; translated from the coding sequence ATGACCAAAATCGATATTTTCTCCGGCTTCCTTGGTGCCGGTAAAACTACCCTGATCAAAAAGCTCATCAAAGAGGCCTTTGCCGGCCAGCAGGTGGTGCTGATCGAGAACGAGTTCGGCGAGATCGGCATTGACGGCGGCTTTCTGAAGGAAAGCGGCATCCAGATCAACGAGCTGAACGCCGGCTGCATCTGCTGCTCTCTGGTGGGCGACTTCCGCACCGCCCTGCAGCAGGTGGTGGAGCAGTACCACCCCGACCGCATCGTCATCGAGCCCTCCGGCGTGGGCAAGCTCTCCGATGTGACCCGCGCTGTGGAAGGCGTGGCCGAGCATCTGGATGTGCAGCTGAACAGCTTTGTCACCGTGGCCGATGTGAACAAGGTGAAGATGTATATGAAGAACTTCGGCGAGTTCTACGACGACCAGATCAGCCACGCAAGCTGCATCCTGCTCAGCCGCACCCAGACCGCCAGCGAAGAGAAGATCGCCGCTGCGGTCGCCATGCTGCGCGAGAAGAACCCCACCGCTACCATCGTGACCACCGCATGGGACGAACTGACCGGTGAGCAGATCCTGAAGGCCATGTCCACCAAGGACGACTTCAAGGCAGAGCTGATCGCCATGGCTGCAAAGGCCAATGAGGAGCACGCCCACGAGGACGAGGAAGAAGAGCATCACCACGATCATGACGACCACGACCATTGCTGCTGCGGCCACCATCACGACCACGATGATGACGACGAGGACGAGCACGAGCATCACCACGATCACGATGAAGATGATGATCACGATGAGCATGAGCACCATCATCACGATCATGATGACCATGACCATTGCTGCTGCGGCCACCATCACGACCACGATGATGACGATGATGACGACGAGCACGAGCATCATCACGACCATGACGGCCACTGCTGCTGCGGCCATCACCACCATCATCATGACCACGATGCCGACGAGGTATTCACCAGCTGGGGCGTCGAGACGGCCCGCAAATTCACCAAGGCAGAAGTGGAGCACGCCCTCACCGAGCTGGATACCGGCAATTACGGCATGATCCTGCGCAGCAAGGGCATCGTGAACGGCGGCGCAGACGGCTGGCTGGAGTTCGACTATGTGCCCGGCGAATGGGAAGTGCGTGCCCGCGGTGCAGATGTGGGCGGCAAGCTGGTCGTGATCGGCTCCAAGCTGAACGAAAAGGCCATTGCAGAGCTGTTCGGCTGCTGA